In the genome of Hymenobacter cellulosivorans, one region contains:
- the dxs gene encoding 1-deoxy-D-xylulose-5-phosphate synthase, protein MLVEPGELLAAINSPDDLKKLSEDQLVQVSQELRQFIIDSVSIYGGHFGASLGVVELTVALHYVFNTPYDQLVWDVGHQAYGHKILTGRRDRFPTNRRYGGMSGFPKRKESEYDAFGVGHSSTSIGAALGMAVASDYKGEKDRQHIAVIGDGAMTAGMAFEALNHAGVANSNLLVILNDNCMSIDPNVGALKEYLTDITTSRTYNKVRDELWNVLGKLSKFGPNPQQIARKVEQAMKATLLKQSNLFEALNFRYFGPVDGHDVQHLATILRDLKTIPGPKILHCVTVKGKGYALAEKDQTLWHAPGLFDKITGEIHTKTYEKPQPPKYQDVFGHTMVELAEQNDKVMGVTPAMPSGCSLNIMMKAMPDRAFDVGIAEQHAVTFSAGLATQGLVPFCNIYSSFMQRAYDQVLHDVALQNLNVVFCLDRAGFAGADGPTHHGCYDIAYMRSIPNMVVSAPMNEEELRNLMYTAQLPDMGPFSIRYPRGEGMMPEWRTPLKKIAVGTGRVVREGEGVAILSIGHIGNYAAKATQQLAAEGLNVGHYDMRFAKPLDEEMLAAALSKYKAIVTVEDGCLPGGFGAAILEFMADHGYSVPVKRLGIPDRIVEHGTQDELYKECGFDVAGIAAAVREMAGKVAAKAAVEKVVL, encoded by the coding sequence ATGCTTGTCGAACCCGGTGAATTGCTGGCGGCCATAAACTCGCCTGACGATCTTAAAAAGCTCAGTGAAGATCAACTGGTTCAAGTCAGCCAGGAGCTTCGACAGTTCATTATCGACTCGGTTTCCATTTACGGAGGCCATTTCGGGGCCTCTCTGGGCGTGGTTGAGCTGACGGTAGCCTTGCACTACGTCTTCAATACGCCCTACGACCAGCTGGTATGGGATGTGGGCCACCAGGCTTACGGCCACAAAATCCTGACCGGGCGGCGCGACCGGTTCCCCACCAATCGTCGCTACGGCGGTATGTCGGGCTTCCCCAAGCGCAAGGAGAGTGAGTACGACGCCTTTGGGGTGGGGCACAGCAGCACCAGTATCGGCGCGGCGCTGGGCATGGCCGTGGCTTCCGACTATAAGGGGGAGAAGGACCGGCAGCACATTGCCGTAATCGGCGACGGGGCCATGACGGCCGGTATGGCGTTTGAGGCTCTTAACCACGCCGGCGTAGCCAACTCCAACCTGCTTGTTATCCTCAATGACAACTGCATGAGCATCGACCCCAACGTGGGCGCGCTCAAGGAATACCTTACCGACATTACTACTTCCCGCACCTATAATAAGGTGCGCGACGAGCTCTGGAACGTGCTGGGCAAGCTCAGCAAGTTTGGCCCCAACCCCCAGCAGATTGCCCGCAAGGTGGAGCAGGCCATGAAGGCTACGCTGCTTAAGCAAAGCAACCTGTTTGAGGCTCTCAACTTCCGCTATTTCGGCCCCGTGGATGGGCACGACGTGCAGCACCTGGCCACTATTCTGCGAGACCTGAAGACCATTCCCGGTCCCAAAATTCTGCACTGTGTGACCGTGAAAGGTAAAGGCTACGCTCTAGCCGAGAAAGACCAGACCCTGTGGCACGCCCCGGGTTTGTTCGACAAGATTACCGGCGAAATCCACACCAAGACCTACGAGAAGCCCCAGCCGCCGAAGTACCAGGACGTGTTTGGCCACACGATGGTGGAATTGGCCGAGCAGAACGACAAGGTGATGGGCGTAACGCCCGCCATGCCTTCGGGCTGCTCCCTGAACATTATGATGAAGGCCATGCCCGACCGCGCTTTCGACGTGGGCATTGCCGAGCAGCACGCCGTGACCTTCTCCGCGGGCCTGGCCACGCAGGGACTGGTGCCGTTCTGCAACATCTACTCCTCGTTTATGCAGCGCGCCTACGACCAGGTGCTGCACGACGTGGCTTTGCAAAACCTGAACGTGGTGTTCTGCCTCGACCGGGCCGGTTTTGCCGGTGCCGATGGCCCCACCCACCACGGTTGCTACGACATTGCCTATATGCGCAGCATCCCGAACATGGTGGTATCGGCCCCGATGAACGAGGAGGAGCTGCGCAACCTGATGTACACGGCCCAGTTGCCCGATATGGGTCCGTTCAGCATCCGCTACCCCCGCGGCGAAGGCATGATGCCCGAATGGCGTACGCCGCTTAAGAAAATCGCCGTGGGCACCGGCCGCGTGGTGCGCGAGGGCGAAGGCGTGGCGATTCTGAGTATCGGCCACATCGGCAACTACGCCGCCAAGGCTACTCAGCAGCTGGCCGCCGAAGGCCTGAATGTAGGGCACTACGATATGCGCTTTGCTAAGCCCCTCGATGAGGAAATGCTGGCCGCCGCCCTGAGCAAGTACAAAGCCATTGTAACGGTGGAAGACGGCTGCCTGCCCGGTGGTTTCGGCGCCGCCATCCTGGAGTTCATGGCCGACCACGGCTACTCGGTACCCGTGAAGCGCCTCGGCATCCCGGACCGCATCGTGGAGCACGGTACCCAGGATGAGCTCTACAAAGAGTGTGGCTTCGATGTTGCCGGTATTGCCGCCGCCGTGCGCGAAATGGCCGGCAAGGTAGCCGCTAAGGCAGCTGTTGAGAAAGTGGTTCTGTAA
- a CDS encoding lysylphosphatidylglycerol synthase transmembrane domain-containing protein: MPLTQHNNQEQQLLDKLKPSRIVLPVLIGLGVVGFMFWRSYQPGDLAPLANAKLHWLLVMLAVLLARDLGYIYRIRHISERVLSWRQSLDVIMIWEFASCVLPSAVGGTAVASFILNKEGISLGKSLAYVMVTALLDNLYYVVTVPLVVWLAGDALYPHEALQGGLVATLKGAFIVSYVLVTLYALLMLYAIFVNPEAVKRLLVRLFSIKGLRRWRAKAYQHGNEVVWASAQLRGNGASYWLRAIGSTFFVWTARYLVIGCIIAAFVDVSWSEFLLIFGRNLTYKVILLIAITPGGAGIAEGAFPTFFGKFIGTPTMTNFVVLLYRLVTYYLYLVLGAVFLPRWVSRVFGTRQSAAQ; encoded by the coding sequence ATGCCGCTCACCCAGCACAACAACCAGGAGCAGCAACTGCTCGACAAGCTCAAGCCCTCGCGCATTGTCTTGCCGGTACTCATTGGCCTGGGAGTAGTGGGCTTCATGTTCTGGCGCAGCTACCAGCCCGGCGACCTGGCGCCCCTGGCCAATGCCAAGCTACACTGGTTGCTGGTGATGCTGGCCGTGCTGCTGGCCCGCGACCTGGGCTACATCTACCGAATCCGCCATATCTCGGAGCGGGTGCTCAGCTGGCGCCAAAGCCTGGATGTGATTATGATTTGGGAATTTGCGTCCTGCGTTTTGCCCTCGGCCGTAGGTGGCACGGCCGTGGCCTCGTTTATCCTGAACAAGGAGGGAATTTCCCTGGGCAAGTCCTTGGCCTACGTGATGGTGACGGCCCTGCTCGACAACCTGTACTATGTAGTCACCGTGCCCTTGGTAGTATGGCTGGCTGGTGATGCCCTGTACCCGCACGAGGCCCTGCAGGGCGGATTGGTGGCCACGCTGAAAGGAGCCTTCATTGTGAGCTACGTGCTGGTCACGCTCTACGCCCTGCTCATGCTGTACGCCATTTTTGTGAATCCTGAGGCGGTAAAGCGGCTGCTGGTGCGGCTCTTTTCCATCAAGGGGCTGCGGCGCTGGCGGGCCAAGGCCTACCAGCACGGTAATGAGGTAGTGTGGGCTTCGGCCCAGCTGCGCGGCAACGGGGCCAGCTACTGGCTGCGGGCTATCGGCTCCACGTTCTTCGTCTGGACGGCCCGCTACCTGGTTATCGGCTGCATCATTGCCGCTTTCGTCGACGTGAGCTGGAGCGAGTTCCTGCTGATTTTTGGCCGCAACCTGACCTACAAAGTCATCCTGCTGATTGCCATTACGCCGGGCGGGGCGGGCATTGCCGAAGGCGCTTTCCCGACCTTCTTCGGTAAGTTTATCGGCACGCCCACCATGACCAACTTCGTGGTGTTGCTCTACCGCTTGGTGACCTACTACCTGTATCTGGTGCTGGGGGCTGTATTTTTGCCACGCTGGGTAAGCCGGGTGTTTGGCACCCGGCAGTCAGCAGCTCAGTAG
- a CDS encoding erythromycin esterase family protein — protein sequence MFSIRRLLGICLLWLVLALAVQAQPTLPARPVRSISPADTSFADLEFLVQEIGRAQVVMLGEPTHGEGNVTEAKIRLIRFLQQRLGFTTVAFESGFYELDKAQREISTGVPVREAIEASVFNVWTGTQEFQALLPLLGKGRLRVAGFDSQLSGAYQESQLEELEALLKPEKGGNELAYDYLEECLSTMGENFLFPPTHQILIFDLQIGKARKLLEKVAAGTDAQRRERAVFWLQNLRSLQALAHDYATNDPAARDSSEWTATTSNPRDAQMADNLLWYVRQHPREKVICWGALGHLANKVHVLSGDDVKEFRSMGQAVKAKLGPDAVYVLGTLAGGGSHGFGSWGKPVAVPTPAAGTLEAQLLAKSEEYSFVSLKHDAPGQMLTTYAFEYKPMTGRWSEVVDGFLFLKSVNPPHAATVSAATAAATPDLSGSAPSPARRGLNPATRPAGKTGPAILLTGTVLDHKTGGPVPFATVAVPSRSTGTISDAQGRFRLPSRQGETVQVSSIGYEPVMLTARSSSAPLAVQLVPAAFALADVRVSAQSQDPHRIMKKVIKAAATNYEQQNYAAQVYSHRRITNFDTLRYEVEYVSDVLDPAGFKEWHGGFLMMGPKQTHLVREKHALVPAQEPADYSVYLEPGHGFFTAGSDPVRISPLFKSGTLGKYQLRFDSIEQRSGETLYVIRFAVKRATNRSTGMYLVSGYAGKVYVRQRDYAVVRYEALWQEDTVKNNAIARKYHGTKSDIARLYPEVFSDHRKAHVVTYEQGANGRYHVASSVAQVVSIGHILGGKPFYAQKFCEEYFTPLPQPTPADLLAGQDDPTLRRGEIWQASKTPYRPLFWQSYQRPQPTEPAPQLEVSKP from the coding sequence ATGTTTTCTATCCGTCGTTTGCTGGGCATCTGCCTGTTGTGGTTGGTATTAGCCCTCGCAGTACAGGCCCAGCCTACTTTGCCGGCCCGCCCTGTGCGGAGTATAAGCCCCGCCGACACGAGCTTTGCCGACCTGGAGTTTCTGGTTCAGGAAATAGGCCGGGCGCAGGTCGTGATGCTGGGTGAGCCCACTCATGGCGAAGGCAACGTTACCGAAGCCAAAATCCGGCTGATACGCTTTTTGCAGCAGCGCCTGGGCTTTACCACCGTGGCTTTTGAAAGCGGCTTCTATGAGCTGGATAAGGCCCAACGTGAGATTTCGACCGGCGTGCCCGTGCGGGAAGCCATAGAAGCCAGCGTGTTCAACGTGTGGACCGGCACCCAGGAGTTTCAGGCCCTGCTGCCGCTGCTGGGCAAAGGCCGGCTGCGCGTAGCGGGCTTCGATAGTCAGCTTAGCGGAGCTTACCAGGAAAGCCAGCTAGAGGAGTTGGAAGCACTGCTCAAACCGGAGAAAGGAGGCAACGAGCTGGCCTATGATTACCTGGAAGAGTGCCTGAGCACGATGGGCGAGAACTTTCTTTTTCCGCCCACCCACCAGATTCTCATCTTCGATTTGCAGATCGGCAAGGCCCGCAAGCTGCTGGAGAAAGTAGCGGCCGGAACGGATGCACAACGCCGGGAGCGGGCCGTTTTCTGGCTGCAAAACCTGCGCAGCCTGCAGGCCCTAGCTCACGACTATGCTACCAACGACCCAGCCGCACGGGACTCCTCGGAGTGGACGGCTACTACCAGCAACCCGCGCGATGCCCAGATGGCCGACAACCTACTGTGGTACGTGCGCCAGCACCCCCGGGAAAAGGTAATTTGCTGGGGAGCGCTGGGGCACTTGGCCAACAAGGTGCACGTCCTGAGTGGTGATGATGTAAAAGAATTTCGCTCTATGGGGCAGGCCGTGAAAGCCAAGCTGGGCCCGGATGCCGTGTATGTGCTGGGTACCCTAGCGGGCGGCGGCAGCCACGGTTTTGGCTCCTGGGGCAAACCTGTGGCCGTGCCCACCCCCGCTGCTGGTACGCTGGAAGCGCAGCTATTGGCCAAAAGTGAAGAGTACAGCTTTGTGAGTCTGAAGCACGATGCCCCGGGGCAGATGCTCACTACGTACGCGTTTGAGTACAAGCCAATGACGGGGCGCTGGAGCGAGGTCGTCGACGGGTTTCTGTTCCTTAAATCAGTGAATCCACCGCACGCGGCAACTGTGTCTGCGGCCACTGCGGCGGCTACGCCCGACCTATCCGGCTCAGCACCGAGCCCGGCCCGGCGCGGGCTCAACCCAGCCACCCGGCCTGCCGGTAAGACCGGACCGGCCATTCTGCTTACCGGCACCGTGCTCGACCATAAAACGGGGGGCCCCGTTCCGTTTGCAACTGTAGCTGTGCCCAGTCGGAGCACCGGGACCATTTCCGACGCGCAGGGCCGCTTCCGGTTGCCGAGCCGCCAAGGCGAAACCGTACAGGTCAGCAGCATCGGCTACGAACCGGTTATGCTGACAGCTCGTTCATCGTCGGCCCCGCTAGCGGTTCAGCTCGTGCCCGCCGCCTTTGCCCTGGCCGACGTGCGGGTGAGTGCCCAGTCGCAGGATCCGCACCGGATTATGAAGAAGGTGATAAAGGCCGCGGCTACCAACTATGAACAGCAGAACTACGCCGCCCAGGTTTACTCCCACCGCCGAATTACCAACTTCGATACGCTGCGCTACGAGGTAGAATACGTAAGTGACGTGCTCGATCCGGCCGGGTTTAAAGAGTGGCACGGGGGCTTCCTGATGATGGGGCCTAAGCAAACCCACCTGGTGCGGGAAAAGCACGCGCTGGTTCCCGCTCAGGAGCCGGCCGACTACTCGGTATATCTGGAGCCTGGCCACGGATTTTTTACGGCCGGCTCCGACCCCGTACGAATTTCGCCCCTGTTCAAGTCGGGTACGCTGGGTAAGTACCAGTTGCGGTTTGACAGCATCGAGCAGCGGAGCGGCGAAACACTCTACGTGATTCGCTTTGCCGTAAAACGGGCCACAAACCGGTCTACGGGCATGTACCTTGTCAGTGGCTATGCCGGGAAAGTGTACGTGCGGCAGCGCGACTATGCCGTGGTGCGCTATGAGGCGTTGTGGCAGGAAGACACGGTGAAAAACAACGCTATTGCCCGCAAATACCACGGCACCAAAAGCGACATTGCGCGCCTATACCCCGAAGTTTTTTCGGACCACCGCAAGGCCCATGTAGTCACGTATGAGCAGGGGGCCAATGGTCGTTACCACGTGGCGAGCAGCGTAGCGCAAGTAGTAAGTATCGGTCATATACTGGGTGGCAAACCGTTCTATGCCCAAAAGTTCTGCGAAGAGTATTTCACCCCGCTACCCCAGCCCACACCTGCCGATTTGCTGGCGGGGCAAGATGACCCAACCCTTCGTCGGGGAGAAATTTGGCAGGCATCAAAAACTCCTTACCGGCCGCTGTTCTGGCAAAGCTACCAACGCCCGCAGCCTACGGAACCGGCTCCGCAGCTTGAAGTCAGTAAGCCTTAA
- a CDS encoding LysM peptidoglycan-binding domain-containing protein, with the protein MGLFDFLSNKGEEKPVQPAAKPAAGGTDFFGNNNAAANPTAQPAAAKGDSYTVVSGDSLSKIAKNHYGDASKWHQIYEANKAIIGANPDHIEVGQQLTLPTL; encoded by the coding sequence ATGGGACTGTTCGATTTCCTCAGCAATAAAGGCGAAGAAAAACCGGTTCAACCCGCCGCCAAGCCCGCCGCCGGTGGCACCGATTTTTTCGGAAATAATAATGCCGCTGCCAACCCCACGGCGCAACCCGCCGCCGCAAAAGGCGACTCTTACACTGTGGTAAGTGGAGATTCACTCTCCAAGATTGCCAAAAACCACTACGGTGACGCCTCGAAGTGGCACCAGATTTACGAAGCAAACAAAGCTATTATTGGCGCTAACCCCGACCATATCGAAGTGGGTCAGCAGCTTACGTTACCTACCCTTTAG
- a CDS encoding O-acetylhomoserine aminocarboxypropyltransferase/cysteine synthase family protein — protein MSTQALQFETLQLHAGQQPDPVTGARAVPLYQTTSYVFKNAEHGANLFALKEFGNIYTRLMNPTTDVFEQRVAALEGGVAALATGSGQAAQFIALNNILQAGDNFVSSSHLYGGTYNQFKVAFKRLGIEVRFADGDNPASFEQLIDESTKAIYLETIGNPSFSIPDFERIAAIAEKHDLPLVVDNTFGAGGYLFRPLEHGAHIVVESATKWIGGHGTSIGGVIVDGGKYDFGNGKFPQFTEPSEGYHGLVFNDVFGKNGPFGNIAFIIRARVEGLRDFGPAISPFNSWQLLIGLETLSLRVDRTVENALRIATWLEQHPQVESVNYPGLKSSPYHALAQKYLKRGYGGVLTFSIKGSKETATQFIDNLKLVSHLANVGDAKTLIIQPSATTHQQLSEEEQRAAGVTPTSLRLSVGIEHFEDIRADLAQAFDAVRNAAPTTSDDEEDAVVQPEVEHAAPLEV, from the coding sequence ATGTCCACGCAAGCCCTGCAATTCGAGACCCTGCAACTTCACGCCGGCCAGCAGCCCGACCCCGTAACCGGAGCCCGCGCCGTACCGCTTTACCAAACGACTTCCTATGTTTTCAAGAACGCCGAGCACGGGGCCAACCTGTTTGCGCTGAAGGAGTTTGGCAACATCTACACCCGGCTGATGAACCCCACCACCGACGTGTTTGAGCAGCGCGTAGCGGCGTTGGAAGGCGGAGTAGCGGCCCTAGCCACGGGCTCGGGGCAGGCGGCACAGTTTATTGCCCTGAACAACATCCTGCAGGCCGGCGACAATTTTGTAAGCAGCTCCCACCTCTATGGCGGCACGTACAACCAGTTTAAAGTGGCTTTCAAGCGCCTGGGCATCGAAGTGCGCTTTGCCGACGGCGACAACCCGGCTTCGTTTGAGCAGCTGATTGACGAGAGCACCAAGGCTATTTACCTCGAAACCATCGGCAACCCGAGCTTCAGCATTCCGGACTTTGAGCGGATTGCGGCCATTGCCGAAAAGCACGACCTGCCGCTGGTTGTCGACAATACCTTCGGGGCGGGCGGCTACCTGTTCCGGCCCCTGGAGCACGGCGCCCACATTGTGGTAGAATCGGCCACGAAGTGGATTGGCGGGCACGGCACCAGCATCGGCGGCGTGATTGTGGACGGCGGCAAGTACGACTTCGGCAACGGCAAGTTTCCGCAGTTCACCGAGCCCTCGGAAGGCTACCACGGCTTGGTATTCAACGACGTGTTCGGCAAGAATGGGCCGTTTGGCAACATTGCCTTCATCATCCGGGCCCGTGTGGAAGGCCTGCGCGACTTCGGTCCGGCCATCAGCCCCTTCAACTCCTGGCAGCTGCTCATCGGCCTCGAAACCCTGAGTTTGCGCGTCGACCGCACCGTGGAAAACGCCCTGCGCATTGCCACCTGGCTGGAGCAGCACCCGCAGGTGGAGAGTGTGAATTATCCGGGCCTAAAGAGCAGCCCCTACCACGCCTTGGCCCAGAAATACCTGAAGCGCGGCTACGGCGGCGTACTGACTTTCAGCATCAAAGGCAGCAAGGAAACGGCCACCCAGTTTATCGACAACCTAAAGCTAGTGAGCCACCTGGCCAACGTGGGCGACGCCAAGACGCTGATTATTCAACCCTCGGCTACCACCCACCAGCAGCTTTCGGAGGAAGAGCAGCGCGCTGCCGGCGTGACGCCCACTTCGCTGCGCCTGTCGGTAGGTATTGAACATTTCGAAGACATCCGCGCAGACTTGGCCCAGGCCTTCGACGCCGTGCGCAACGCTGCCCCCACGACTTCCGACGACGAGGAAGACGCCGTGGTGCAGCCCGAAGTAGAACACGCTGCCCCGCTGGAGGTCTAA
- a CDS encoding homoserine O-acetyltransferase family protein — translation MNQPRLLNLPAGLVLESGATLAPVQIAYHTFGTLNEARDNVVWVCHALTANADVLSWWTGLFGSGHYFDPADWFIVCANILGSCYGSTGPLTPVGEAAEPLYQQFPLVTIRDLAAAHEALRLELGLAKIHTLIGGSLGGQQALEWAIQRPEVFANLVVLATNAQHSPWGIAFNEAQRLAIFADVTYHEGTPSGGQRGMKAARATALLSYRSYDAYGRTQAETDPDRLDDFRASSYQQHQGDKLVARFNAYSYVALSRTMDTHHVGRGRGSLAAALSQIRARTLVLGISSDVLFPPAEQQLLARHIPGATYAEMDSQFGHDGFLIETAQITQFLEQFYVPSLVH, via the coding sequence ATGAATCAGCCTCGGCTTTTGAACCTTCCGGCGGGACTCGTGCTCGAAAGTGGCGCGACGCTGGCTCCGGTGCAGATAGCCTACCACACCTTCGGCACGCTCAACGAAGCCCGAGACAATGTGGTATGGGTGTGCCATGCCCTGACGGCCAATGCCGACGTGCTCAGCTGGTGGACCGGCCTGTTTGGCTCCGGCCATTACTTCGACCCAGCCGACTGGTTTATCGTGTGCGCCAATATTTTGGGCTCGTGCTACGGCAGCACCGGCCCGCTGACGCCCGTTGGGGAAGCCGCCGAGCCCCTGTACCAGCAGTTTCCGCTGGTCACGATTCGGGACCTGGCGGCGGCGCACGAGGCTCTGCGGCTGGAGTTGGGCCTAGCGAAAATCCATACTCTGATTGGGGGCTCGTTGGGCGGACAGCAGGCTTTGGAATGGGCTATTCAGCGGCCCGAGGTATTTGCCAATCTGGTGGTGCTGGCTACCAATGCTCAACACTCGCCCTGGGGCATTGCCTTCAATGAGGCCCAGCGGCTGGCCATTTTCGCCGACGTTACTTACCACGAAGGCACGCCCAGCGGTGGGCAGCGGGGCATGAAAGCCGCCCGGGCTACAGCCCTGCTTAGCTACCGCAGCTACGACGCCTACGGCCGCACCCAGGCCGAAACCGACCCCGACCGGCTCGACGACTTTCGGGCCAGTTCCTACCAGCAGCACCAGGGCGACAAACTCGTGGCCCGCTTCAATGCCTACAGCTACGTGGCGTTGTCGCGCACGATGGATACGCACCACGTGGGCCGGGGCCGCGGCAGCCTGGCCGCCGCGCTAAGCCAGATTCGGGCCCGGACGCTGGTGCTGGGCATCAGCTCCGACGTGCTGTTTCCGCCCGCTGAGCAGCAGCTGTTAGCCCGCCACATTCCGGGCGCCACTTATGCCGAAATGGATTCCCAGTTCGGCCACGACGGTTTTTTAATCGAAACCGCCCAGATAACGCAGTTTTTAGAACAATTCTATGTCCCCAGTCTCGTCCATTAA
- a CDS encoding homoserine dehydrogenase, which translates to MSPVSSINPAVSAIAASLITASAPLRIGLIGFGCVGQGLYEILQRLPGFGAEVRRIAVKNPAKLRTLPAEAFSFHADELLQDPGLDVLVEVIDDAAEAFRLVSTALRQGRQVVTANKAMVAQHLPELVALQREFGGILLYEAAVCGSIPIIRTLDAHFGQEPLRSVSGIFNGSSNYVLTRMGQDGSEYAVALAEAQQKGFAETDPTLDMAAFDPRSKAVILAAHAYGVFLQPEQVLNLGIENVSATDIGYAAVAGQKIKVVAGLYLLPNNQLSVLVTPQFVDPTSSLYTVDDEFNGVVIEAEFAGTQFLQGRGAGGHPTGSAVLSDIAALRNQQRYAYPKLGTEPLTYTTDLEIEIYLRTDDELILDQLGFTDITEEADEDSYIVGYVPLDALLQHRDRLRQAGAFVARTGNVRPATHSVEALALATSE; encoded by the coding sequence ATGTCCCCAGTCTCGTCCATTAACCCCGCGGTATCGGCTATTGCTGCCTCCCTGATAACGGCCAGCGCCCCGCTGCGCATTGGCCTGATCGGCTTTGGCTGCGTCGGCCAGGGCCTCTATGAGATTCTGCAGCGCCTACCCGGCTTTGGGGCCGAAGTACGGCGCATCGCCGTGAAAAACCCGGCCAAGCTCCGTACCCTGCCCGCCGAGGCCTTCAGCTTCCACGCCGACGAGCTGCTGCAGGATCCCGGGTTGGACGTGCTGGTCGAAGTCATTGACGACGCGGCCGAGGCGTTCCGCTTGGTGAGCACCGCGTTGCGGCAGGGCCGACAGGTTGTGACGGCCAATAAAGCCATGGTAGCCCAGCACCTGCCCGAGCTGGTGGCCTTGCAGCGTGAGTTTGGCGGCATCCTGCTGTATGAAGCCGCCGTGTGCGGCAGCATCCCGATTATCCGGACGCTGGACGCGCATTTCGGACAGGAACCACTGCGTAGCGTGAGCGGAATTTTCAACGGCTCTTCGAACTACGTGCTGACGCGCATGGGCCAGGATGGCTCGGAATATGCCGTGGCACTAGCCGAAGCCCAGCAGAAAGGCTTTGCCGAAACCGACCCTACCTTGGACATGGCCGCCTTCGACCCTCGCTCGAAAGCCGTAATTCTGGCGGCTCATGCTTACGGCGTGTTTCTGCAGCCCGAGCAGGTGCTGAACCTGGGCATCGAAAACGTCAGCGCCACCGACATTGGCTACGCGGCCGTAGCCGGCCAGAAGATTAAGGTCGTGGCCGGGCTATACTTGCTGCCCAACAACCAGCTCAGCGTGCTAGTTACTCCGCAGTTTGTCGACCCGACGTCCTCGCTCTACACCGTGGATGATGAGTTCAACGGCGTGGTTATCGAGGCGGAGTTTGCTGGCACCCAGTTTCTGCAGGGCCGGGGCGCAGGCGGACACCCGACCGGCTCAGCCGTGCTTTCCGACATTGCGGCCTTGCGCAACCAGCAGCGCTACGCCTATCCCAAGCTGGGCACCGAGCCGCTAACCTACACCACCGACCTGGAAATTGAAATCTACCTGCGGACCGACGATGAGCTGATTCTAGACCAACTGGGCTTTACCGATATTACCGAGGAAGCCGACGAGGACAGTTATATCGTGGGCTACGTGCCGCTCGATGCCCTGCTTCAGCACCGGGACCGGCTACGCCAAGCCGGGGCCTTCGTGGCCCGCACCGGCAACGTACGGCCCGCAACACACTCCGTTGAGGCCCTGGCCCTGGCGACGAGTGAATGA
- a CDS encoding alpha/beta hydrolase — protein sequence MKKLLLLLLLALTGLPLARAQAVIDTTRGRYHQPIFPTITARSNVVFGSAVNYAGVTQTLTMNIYEPTGDTVRRRPLLVFAHGGGFVSGTKSDQDVTELCQRYARLGYVTASIDYRVLFLPFDTTNIARAAIRATQDMRAAVRFFRQDAATSKTYRIHPGYIFAAGSSAGAFMALQLAYLDKASEVPAYLEIAQLGGLEGNSGNPGYSSAVRGVVNLCGALGRPQWIESGDVPFVSLHGTADGTVPYGRGTVGSGLPAQLVFGSGALKPRADAVGVFNPLYTFKGAGHVPYSGTSARSLAYMDTTFRFVRDFLRPVLRLPATVTANRSAEKLALMQLYPQPAAAEVRLMAATGVAFQPRTLELLDATGRVVRRFRWEQPEQLIRRGALAPGFYLLRGSGLAAQRVVFE from the coding sequence ATGAAAAAACTTCTCCTCCTTCTTTTACTGGCCCTGACCGGACTCCCGCTGGCGCGGGCCCAGGCCGTTATCGACACGACCCGCGGACGGTACCATCAGCCCATTTTTCCGACTATTACTGCCCGTTCCAACGTGGTGTTTGGTAGCGCCGTCAACTACGCCGGCGTTACCCAGACGCTGACCATGAACATCTACGAGCCCACCGGCGACACCGTGCGGCGTCGACCCCTATTGGTGTTTGCCCACGGCGGTGGCTTTGTTTCGGGCACTAAAAGTGACCAGGACGTAACTGAGTTGTGCCAGCGCTACGCCCGTCTGGGCTACGTCACGGCCAGCATCGACTACCGCGTCCTGTTCCTGCCCTTCGACACGACCAATATTGCCCGGGCCGCCATTCGGGCCACCCAGGACATGCGGGCCGCAGTGCGCTTTTTCCGCCAGGATGCCGCCACCAGCAAAACCTACCGGATTCACCCCGGCTATATTTTCGCCGCTGGCAGCTCGGCCGGGGCGTTTATGGCCTTGCAGCTAGCGTACCTCGACAAAGCCAGTGAAGTGCCCGCCTACCTGGAAATAGCCCAGCTCGGTGGCCTGGAAGGCAATAGCGGCAACCCCGGCTACTCCAGCGCCGTGCGCGGCGTGGTAAACCTGTGCGGGGCCCTGGGCCGGCCGCAGTGGATTGAGTCCGGCGACGTGCCCTTCGTCAGTCTGCACGGCACCGCCGACGGCACCGTGCCTTATGGCCGCGGCACGGTGGGCAGCGGCTTGCCGGCCCAGCTGGTATTCGGCAGTGGCGCCCTCAAGCCCCGTGCCGATGCGGTGGGTGTGTTCAATCCGCTTTACACTTTCAAAGGTGCTGGCCATGTGCCCTACAGCGGTACCAGCGCCCGGAGCTTGGCCTACATGGATACCACCTTCCGCTTCGTGCGCGACTTCCTGCGGCCGGTGCTGCGCCTGCCCGCTACGGTTACGGCTAACCGCTCGGCCGAGAAGCTGGCCCTGATGCAGCTCTATCCGCAGCCCGCCGCGGCTGAAGTGCGTCTGATGGCCGCTACTGGCGTAGCCTTCCAGCCTCGCACCCTGGAGCTGCTTGACGCCACCGGCCGGGTGGTCCGCCGCTTCCGCTGGGAGCAGCCGGAACAGCTCATCCGCCGTGGGGCGCTTGCTCCGGGCTTTTATCTTCTGCGCGGCTCGGGGTTGGCAGCTCAGCGGGTGGTATTTGAGTAA